TGCCTGTTCGATCGAACACAACTGCACCATCTGAAGCCTCCCGCCCGTTCCGTGAATAGAGGTAGACCGAGCTTGCCTCGACTTTGCTGCAATGAACAGCCTGCGGTCTGAATTGGTGTCGTTTGCGATATGGGGTTTATGCCTTCAGGAGAGGGCCGGGCGGGCAGCGTTCCGATGAGGGACTCTTGAACTGCGGGCACAAAAAAACCGTCCGAAGACGGTTTTTTTTCGTCAGAAGCGCGCCTTATTTCAGGCCAGACATCTTCTCGATTGCGCCTTTCAGATCGGCGTCGGTGCAATCGGCACAGGTGCCTTTAGGGGGCATGGCGTTGATGCCGGTGATGGCCTTGGCCAAGATGCCGTCGAGGCCGCCTTGGTGATCAGCGCGTTCTTTCCAGGCGGCAGTGTCACCGATTTTCGGCGCGCCTAAAAGGCCGGAGCCATGGCAAGCGTTGCAATGTTTGGCAATGATTGAGTCTGGAGTCTTGGCATCACCACCGCCAGCAGTTGCAGCCACTTCCATCCCCTTGCATTCCTGACCCTGAACGCACACCTGGCCGACCGGCTCCAGGCGTTTGGCAATGTCGTCATTCGTCGCAGCTTGAGCGCTGACAGCCCAGAGGGCCAGTACGGTTGCTGGTGCGGCCAGCATTTTCATAATTAGGTTCACGCGTTCACCCTCAATGGTGGCTATTCACGCCTGCGGCCACGGTTCGCAGGCGGGCGCAAGTATAGCGGGTAGCCCGCCACTCTGAAACAACCCCATAGACAAAGGGGTTATACCGCGCTGTGGAAAAACGGTTCGGATGCCTTCGCCGTTATGGCTTGGCGTCTCTTTGTTTAAAAATTTGCCGGTGTTGCTGCGCTGATTAGTCGCGCCGGTGTATCGAACGGATTCCGGAAACGATGCGGCTTGGTACTTTCAAAATAGTAGCTATCGCCAGCTTCGAGAATAAAAGTTTCAAGGCCCACCACCAATTCCAGACGACCTTCCACCAGGATCCCGGTTTCCTCGCCCTCGTGGGTGAGCATTTCTTCGCCAGTGTCGGCGCCCGGTGGGTAAATTTCGTTGAGGAAGGCGATAGCGCGGCTCGGGTGCGCGCGGCCGACCAGCTTCATGGTCACGGCGCCGTCGGAAATGTCGATCAGCTCGTTGGCCTTGTAGACGATCTGGGTCGGTATTTCCTGGAGTATTTCTTCGGAAAAGAACTCGACCATGGACATGGGAATCCCGCCAAGAACCTTCCTCAGCGAACTGATCGAAGGGCTGACGCTGTTCTTTTCGATCATCGAAATGGTGCTGTTGGTGACGCCCGCGCGCTTGGCGAGTTCACGCTGGGAAAGCCCTTTGAGCTTGCGGATCGATTGCAGTCGTTCACCGACGTCCAAGGCGGGAGCCTCCTGATGTTGTAAGAAGATTGAGCGTTATCATGGCGACAGCGTTCAGTATTTACAACACGTGGGCTCCGCAGCGGCCTTAACCCTCGGAATAGAGCCTTGGCACTCGACGCAGGTTGCAGAAGATCTGGTACGGAATGGTGTCCGCCCACTTCGCCACCTCGCTGGCGAGGATATTTTTGCCCCACAGCTCGACAGTCGAACCCAGCCCCGCCTCAGGCACATCGGTGAGGTCGATACACAGCATGTCCATCGACACGCGGCCGATAATGCGGCTGCGTTGGCCGGCCACCAGCACCGGCGTACCGGTCGGTGCCTGACGCGGATAGCCGTCGGCATACCCCATGGCAACCACGCCGATGCGCATCGGCTTGTCGGTGATGAATTTCGCGCCGTAACCCACCGGTTCGCCGGCCGGCAACTCACGCACGCAGATCACTTTCGATTCCAGCGTCATCACCGGTTGCAGGCGCTCGGCCACCGCGTTGGCTTCTTCGAACGGCGTCGCGCCATAGAGCATGATGCCCGGGCGCACCCAGTCGCTGTGGATCTGCGGCCACCCCAGCACGGCCGGCGAGTTGCGCAGGCTGACCTCGGCGGCGAGGCCCTGGCGCGCGGCTTCAAACACTGCGACCTGATCGGCGCTGCTCTGCGCGTGCAATTCATCGGCGCGGGCGAAGTGGCTCATCAGCACGATCTTCGCCACCTTGCCGCTGGCCAGCAGCCGTTGATAGGCCGCCTGGTAATCCTTCGGATGCAAACCGACGCGGTGCATGCCGGAGTCGAGCTTCAGCCACACGGTGATCGGTTTGCTCAGCGCTGCTTGCTCGATCGCTTCGAGCTGCCACAGCGAATGCACCACACACCAGAGATCATGCTCGACAATCAGCGCCAGCTCATCGGCCTCGAAAATCCCTTCAAGCAACAACACCGGGGCACGAATGCCGGCGGCGCGCAGCTCCAAAGCTTCTTCGATGCAAGCGACAGCAAAGCCGTCGGCCTCGGCTTCCAGCGCCTGGGCGCAGCGCACCGCACCATGGCCGTAAGCATCGGCCTTGATCACTGCCAGCGCCTTGGCACCGGTGACTTCGCGGGCAATTCGGTAGTTGTGACGCAGGGCTTGGAGGTCGATCAGGGCACGGGCAGGACGCATGGCGGCAGACTTCTAGGCGGTCATGGGAAGAAAAACCGGCACTGGCTGACGGCGTGAACCGCCAACAGCACCGGGAGAGGGATCTTTACTACGTGTTACGGCAGCGCAGCGACGATAGAGATTTCAACCAGGATGCTCGGCTTGGCCATCTTCGCTTCAACAGTGGCACGGGCCGGGGCGGCGCCTTTGGGCAACCACTGATCCCACACCGAGTTCATCCCGGCGAAGTGCGCCTCGATGTCGTTCAGGTAGATCGTCGCCGAAAGCAAATGCTGTTTGTCAGTCCCGGCCAGATCCAGCAAGCGCTCGATATTGGCGAGCACTTCGCGGGTCTGCTGTTCAATCCCGGCGTCGAAGTCGTCACCGACCTGCCCGGACAGGTACACCGTACCGTTGTGGCTGACGATCTGACTCATGCGCTCATTGGTGAGCTGGCGCTGGATTGCCATGTTTTGCGGACTCCTGTGGCTTGTTGCCGTAACGGGAAATATCGAGGCCTTCGGCGCTGATCTGCGGCTTTTTCTTCGCCATCAGGTCAGCCAGCAAACGACCGGAACCGCACGCCATGGTCCAACCGAGCGTACCGTGGCCGGTGTTGAGGAACAGGTTCTTGAACGGCGTGGCGCCAACGATCGGCGTGCCGTCCGGCGTGGTCGGACGCAGGCCGGTCCAGAAACTCGCCTCGGCCAGATTGCCGCCCTGAGGATAAAGGTCGTTGACGATCATCTCCAGGGTTTCGCGTCGACGCGGATTAAGCGACAGGTCAAAACCGGCGATTTCGGCCATGCCGCCCACGCGGATGCGGTTGTCAAAACGGGTGATCGCAACCTTGTAGGTCTCGTCGAGAATGGTCGACGTCGGAGCCATGTCCGGGTTGGTGATCGGCACGGTCAGCGAGTAACCCTTCAGCGGATACACCGGGGCTTTGATGCCCAGCGGCTTGAGCAGTTGTGGCGAGTAGCTGCCGAGGGCCAGGACGTAGCGGTCGGCGGTTTCCAGCTTGCCGTCGATCCACACGCCGTTGATGCGATCACCGGCGTAATCGAGCTTCTGGATGTCTTGGCCAAAACGGAATTCAACGCCCAGTTTCACCGCCATTTCGGCGAGACGGGTGGTGAAGATCTGGCAGTCGCCGGTCTGGTCGTTCGGCAGGCGCAGGGCACCGGCGAGAATGTCGGTGACGCCAGCCAAGGCTGGCTCGACGCGGGCAATGCCGGCGCGGTCGAGGACTTCAAACGGCACACCGGATTCTTTCAGGACGGCGATGTCCTTGGCGGCGTTATCCAGTTGCGCCTGGGTGCGGAACAACTGCGTGGTACCGAGGCTGCGACCCTCGTAGGCGATGCCGGTTTCGGCGCGCAGTTCGTCGAGGCAGTCGCGGCTGTACTCGGACAGACGCACCATGCGCTCCTTGTTCACCGCGTAACGGTTGGCGGTGCAGTTGCGCAGCATCTGCGCCATCCACAGGTATTGATCGATGTCGGCGGTGGCCTTGATCGCCAGCGGTGCGTGGCGTTGCAGCAGCCACTTGATGGCCTTGAGCGGTACGCCCGGCGCGGCCCACGGCGAGGCATAGCCTGGCGAAACCTGCCCGGCGTTGGCGAAACTGGTCTCCATGGCCGCAGCTGGCTGCCGGTCGACCACCACCACTTCAAACCCGGCACGGGCCAGATAATAAGCACTGGCGGTACCGATGACGCCGCTACCCAAGACCATTACGCGCATTTTGTATCCCTCATCGCGGCGGGGCCGCGTACGTCTGTTGTTAGAGCAATGATGCGCGCAGTGTAAAAAATAAATGCCAGTGCTTTTCACTATATAAGCGCCTATATTTGGCGACAATTCTCGGCAAAAACCCTTTTCACGGAGGCGCATCCCCTATGCGTACCAACACTCAGACCAAACGTGAGCTGGACAAGATCGACCGCAATATTTTGCGGATCCTGCAGGCGGACGGGCGGATTTCCTTTACCGAACTCGGGGAAAAAGTCGGTCTCTCCACCACGCCGTGCACCGAGCGGGTGCGCAGGCTGGAGCGCGAGGGGATCATCATGGGCTACAACGCCCGGCTCAATCCGCAGCACTTGAAGGGTAGTCTCTTGGTGTTCGTCGAGATCAGCCTCGACTACAAATCCGGCGACACTTTCGAAGAGTTCCGACGCGCGGTGCTGAAATTGCCTCACGTGCTGGAGTGTCACTTGGTATCAGGGGATTTCGACTATCTGGTGAAGG
The sequence above is drawn from the Pseudomonas sp. FP2196 genome and encodes:
- the dadA gene encoding D-amino acid dehydrogenase, producing MRVMVLGSGVIGTASAYYLARAGFEVVVVDRQPAAAMETSFANAGQVSPGYASPWAAPGVPLKAIKWLLQRHAPLAIKATADIDQYLWMAQMLRNCTANRYAVNKERMVRLSEYSRDCLDELRAETGIAYEGRSLGTTQLFRTQAQLDNAAKDIAVLKESGVPFEVLDRAGIARVEPALAGVTDILAGALRLPNDQTGDCQIFTTRLAEMAVKLGVEFRFGQDIQKLDYAGDRINGVWIDGKLETADRYVLALGSYSPQLLKPLGIKAPVYPLKGYSLTVPITNPDMAPTSTILDETYKVAITRFDNRIRVGGMAEIAGFDLSLNPRRRETLEMIVNDLYPQGGNLAEASFWTGLRPTTPDGTPIVGATPFKNLFLNTGHGTLGWTMACGSGRLLADLMAKKKPQISAEGLDISRYGNKPQESAKHGNPAPAHQ
- a CDS encoding Lrp/AsnC ligand binding domain-containing protein, with product MRTNTQTKRELDKIDRNILRILQADGRISFTELGEKVGLSTTPCTERVRRLEREGIIMGYNARLNPQHLKGSLLVFVEISLDYKSGDTFEEFRRAVLKLPHVLECHLVSGDFDYLVKARISEMASYRKLLGDILLKLPHVRESKSYIVMEEVKESLCLPIPD
- the alr gene encoding alanine racemase, with translation MRPARALIDLQALRHNYRIAREVTGAKALAVIKADAYGHGAVRCAQALEAEADGFAVACIEEALELRAAGIRAPVLLLEGIFEADELALIVEHDLWCVVHSLWQLEAIEQAALSKPITVWLKLDSGMHRVGLHPKDYQAAYQRLLASGKVAKIVLMSHFARADELHAQSSADQVAVFEAARQGLAAEVSLRNSPAVLGWPQIHSDWVRPGIMLYGATPFEEANAVAERLQPVMTLESKVICVRELPAGEPVGYGAKFITDKPMRIGVVAMGYADGYPRQAPTGTPVLVAGQRSRIIGRVSMDMLCIDLTDVPEAGLGSTVELWGKNILASEVAKWADTIPYQIFCNLRRVPRLYSEG
- a CDS encoding RidA family protein, producing the protein MAIQRQLTNERMSQIVSHNGTVYLSGQVGDDFDAGIEQQTREVLANIERLLDLAGTDKQHLLSATIYLNDIEAHFAGMNSVWDQWLPKGAAPARATVEAKMAKPSILVEISIVAALP
- a CDS encoding cupin domain-containing protein, coding for MDVGERLQSIRKLKGLSQRELAKRAGVTNSTISMIEKNSVSPSISSLRKVLGGIPMSMVEFFSEEILQEIPTQIVYKANELIDISDGAVTMKLVGRAHPSRAIAFLNEIYPPGADTGEEMLTHEGEETGILVEGRLELVVGLETFILEAGDSYYFESTKPHRFRNPFDTPARLISAATPANF
- a CDS encoding cytochrome c5 family protein, giving the protein MKMLAAPATVLALWAVSAQAATNDDIAKRLEPVGQVCVQGQECKGMEVAATAGGGDAKTPDSIIAKHCNACHGSGLLGAPKIGDTAAWKERADHQGGLDGILAKAITGINAMPPKGTCADCTDADLKGAIEKMSGLK